A genomic stretch from Anaerococcus mediterraneensis includes:
- a CDS encoding Eco57I restriction-modification methylase domain-containing protein, with amino-acid sequence MKKFDFVVGNPPYQEEAKGTSTSDDPVYHLFMEASYKVGEKVELITPARFLFNAGKTPKKWNQQMLNDAHFKVLKYYAKSESIFNNVDIKGGVAITYRDINKQFSPILAFTAFPELNSINNKVKNLNEGSLSDVISNRGLYRFSDIAYAEQPIISENMPDPRISSPSFKRLPELFLDDKPNNNYDYIQIYGILNGKRCYKWFRKDYIKDVKNLYKYKVLIPKANGSGAIGEGISTPLVGTPLVGFTETFISIGETNSREEAEATLKYVKTKFARAMLGILKITQDNTKSVWKYVPLQDFTENSDINWTKSIAEIDQQLYKKYGLSPEEIDFIEEKVQEME; translated from the coding sequence ATGAAAAAATTTGATTTTGTAGTAGGAAATCCGCCTTATCAAGAAGAAGCAAAAGGAACTAGTACTAGCGACGACCCTGTGTACCATCTATTTATGGAAGCAAGTTATAAAGTGGGTGAAAAAGTTGAATTAATCACTCCTGCACGTTTTTTATTTAACGCTGGCAAAACTCCTAAAAAATGGAATCAACAGATGCTAAATGATGCACATTTTAAAGTTCTTAAATACTATGCAAAAAGCGAATCTATTTTTAATAATGTTGATATAAAGGGAGGAGTTGCTATAACCTATAGAGATATAAATAAACAATTTTCACCAATATTAGCTTTTACCGCCTTTCCTGAATTAAACTCAATCAACAATAAAGTTAAGAATTTAAACGAAGGTAGCTTAAGTGATGTAATAAGCAATAGAGGTCTTTATAGATTTTCAGATATTGCATATGCTGAACAACCTATAATCTCAGAAAATATGCCTGACCCTAGAATTTCTTCACCTTCTTTTAAAAGATTACCAGAGTTATTTTTAGATGATAAACCTAATAATAATTACGATTATATTCAAATTTATGGAATTCTTAACGGAAAAAGATGCTATAAATGGTTTAGAAAAGATTACATTAAAGACGTAAAGAATCTCTACAAATATAAGGTACTGATACCCAAAGCCAATGGCTCTGGAGCCATTGGCGAGGGTATCAGTACCCCACTCGTGGGTACCCCACTCGTGGGTTTCACAGAAACCTTTATTTCAATCGGTGAAACCAATTCTAGAGAAGAGGCAGAAGCAACCCTAAAATATGTAAAAACAAAATTTGCTAGGGCTATGTTAGGTATATTAAAAATTACTCAAGATAACACTAAATCAGTATGGAAATACGTCCCACTCCAAGATTTCACAGAAAATTCCGACATTAACTGGACTAAGTCTATTGCTGAGATTGACCAGCAATTGTACAAGAAATATGGATTAAGTCCTGAAGAGATTGACTTTATCGAAGAAAAAGTACAGGAGATGGAATAA
- a CDS encoding HEPN domain-containing protein has protein sequence MFKEFRQDTYFEVYGRFMFPEVGIEDSTAGKIIYKRNGRINSLTLEVYGLLETNDFDGRYLEGRYKLYNIVGFTNYGMSILIEGAVLSNGNIVDSKFSFLEYNMKDCLFLNLNIDDFEPIVRKLSDKGIYSIGVSSCQYSFTGIDKWVNESNVFCTYDENNYTFGVDFDNIKEDFYLVDDENLKFSSGMEISSGENTFNEEFYWSLESIDKSCFDIKSILGKVDMFKELLEILLSVPIDYSYLKFRIPIGQLDNKLVTGYLVRSRIRIDEYKKFVTDIPYEKIKDNFEDILCKWFENINEFTLIVQNYIINKNALQYNQSILLNSIKNLEMYHRNFVEQEKEINESLNRDKRIVLECIDKYIDDKKHIEKFISNINYDSEMTLYNRLLELFGNLNEDLLKKLIRTSSEVSNRKIKTFAYKLVSTRNYYTHGDSESMKNVVIIDSDELIETTLLLNQIIKYYICKELFDVDGEIVDIIIKGMSGVIK, from the coding sequence TTGTTCAAAGAATTTAGACAAGATACTTATTTTGAAGTTTATGGACGATTTATGTTTCCAGAAGTTGGAATAGAGGATTCAACCGCTGGGAAAATAATATATAAAAGAAATGGTAGAATAAATAGTCTAACTTTAGAGGTTTATGGATTACTAGAAACCAACGACTTTGATGGCAGATACTTGGAAGGTCGATATAAACTCTATAATATTGTCGGATTTACAAATTATGGTATGTCTATCCTGATAGAAGGAGCAGTATTATCTAATGGAAATATTGTAGATTCGAAATTTTCCTTTCTTGAGTACAACATGAAAGATTGTTTGTTTTTAAATTTGAATATTGATGATTTTGAGCCTATAGTAAGGAAGTTATCTGATAAGGGAATATATAGTATAGGAGTATCGAGTTGTCAATATAGTTTTACTGGTATAGACAAATGGGTAAATGAATCTAATGTATTTTGTACTTATGATGAAAATAATTACACCTTTGGAGTAGATTTTGATAATATAAAAGAGGATTTTTATTTAGTTGATGATGAAAATTTGAAATTTTCTAGTGGTATGGAGATAAGTAGTGGTGAGAACACTTTTAATGAGGAATTTTATTGGAGTTTAGAATCTATTGATAAGTCTTGTTTTGATATCAAATCAATTCTAGGCAAGGTAGATATGTTTAAAGAACTTCTAGAAATATTACTTAGTGTTCCTATTGATTACTCATACTTAAAATTTAGAATACCCATAGGACAACTGGATAATAAATTAGTAACTGGATATCTTGTAAGAAGTAGGATAAGGATAGATGAATATAAGAAATTTGTTACTGACATTCCCTATGAAAAAATCAAAGATAATTTTGAAGATATACTTTGTAAATGGTTTGAAAATATTAATGAATTTACTTTAATAGTACAGAATTATATCATTAATAAAAATGCACTACAATATAATCAGTCTATTCTACTAAATTCAATAAAAAATTTAGAAATGTATCATAGGAATTTTGTTGAGCAGGAAAAAGAAATAAATGAATCTCTAAATAGAGATAAAAGAATTGTATTAGAATGTATAGATAAATACATCGATGATAAAAAACATATAGAAAAGTTTATAAGCAATATTAACTATGATTCAGAAATGACATTATATAATAGATTATTGGAATTATTTGGGAATTTAAACGAAGATCTACTTAAAAAGTTAATTAGAACAAGCTCTGAAGTTTCTAATAGGAAAATTAAAACATTTGCCTATAAGTTAGTTAGTACAAGAAATTACTATACTCATGGAGATTCAGAATCAATGAAAAATGTGGTGATAATAGATAGTGATGAATTAATAGAAACTACTCTTTTATTAAATCAGATTATTAAATACTATATTTGCAAGGAATTGTTTGATGTAGATGGTGAAATTGTTGATATTATTATAAAGGGTATGAGCGGGGTTATTAAGTAA
- a CDS encoding restriction endonuclease subunit M has product MEQPLIDFNSYPLKATLKRLLKDKSTKKNIIWATNTYEHLGDSFDDRAQISETVFAHGFALEPRTSKSAETQMERTRKKAEVYTPSWVVNFMNNYCDQVWFGRKDVFNVQNGQSWDPVREKIIFPDGKTWQDYINSPRLEIACGEGPYLVSRYDVATSDLIRHTINRIGILDRKLRIVNENTTSKEEWIEWAIRAVQATYGYEYQGDSLLIARINVLLTFVDYYEKRWDEDVDKKILEKLANIISWNLWQMDGLTDTVPFGAPVGEPDQMSFLEVSEEEESQPVACRIFDWKANKSQTFVSMKENI; this is encoded by the coding sequence ATGGAACAACCGTTGATTGATTTTAATTCTTATCCCTTGAAGGCTACGCTCAAACGTTTGCTCAAGGATAAATCTACAAAGAAAAATATAATATGGGCGACTAATACCTATGAACACCTCGGGGATAGTTTTGACGATAGGGCCCAGATTTCTGAGACTGTTTTTGCTCACGGTTTTGCCCTTGAGCCTAGGACTAGCAAGTCAGCTGAGACCCAGATGGAGCGTACTAGAAAAAAGGCCGAAGTCTACACTCCTAGCTGGGTGGTCAATTTTATGAATAATTATTGTGACCAAGTTTGGTTTGGGAGAAAAGATGTCTTCAATGTCCAAAATGGACAGTCATGGGATCCTGTTAGGGAAAAAATAATATTTCCTGATGGGAAGACCTGGCAGGACTATATAAACTCTCCTAGATTAGAAATAGCCTGTGGCGAGGGACCATACCTAGTTTCTAGGTATGATGTGGCGACAAGTGACCTTATCAGGCACACCATAAATAGGATAGGGATCCTCGATAGAAAACTAAGGATAGTAAATGAAAATACGACCAGCAAGGAAGAATGGATAGAATGGGCAATCCGAGCTGTACAAGCTACTTATGGTTATGAATACCAGGGCGATAGCCTTTTGATCGCTAGGATAAATGTCCTTTTGACTTTTGTAGACTATTATGAAAAGCGCTGGGATGAGGATGTTGATAAGAAAATCCTTGAAAAGCTCGCCAATATCATTTCTTGGAATCTCTGGCAAATGGATGGGCTTACTGATACTGTGCCCTTTGGTGCTCCTGTAGGAGAACCTGACCAGATGAGTTTTTTGGAAGTAAGTGAAGAAGAGGAAAGCCAACCTGTGGCTTGTAGGATTTTTGATTGGAAAGCCAACAAGTCCCAGACCTTTGTATCAATGAAGGAGAATATATGA